In the genome of Streptomyces sp. NBC_00190, one region contains:
- a CDS encoding DUF2797 domain-containing protein has translation MSWWCTGIRWNDGRPAIGWYGEGRGERASVLAYGQRLAFVARTERRCLGVRRAGKRTPCPTGATVPGRAGNAQCPECARLDRSFSVAADTNAADPRTYRVYLAWFGPGMVKVGITAEERGSARLLEQGAVAWAWLGRGPLMATRRTEELLRAALGVPDRIAYARKRAVRAHLPAASDRAREVAELHARAAALPGWPESLERVKCEVADHAEPFGLDGLPAPVGVITEMVPGGAVAGRLVGAVGPDLHLADGLVVDTRLLAGWELAPPEGEAVTTVPVAVIPPAAARPPAEQDGLF, from the coding sequence GTGAGCTGGTGGTGCACCGGGATCCGGTGGAACGACGGCCGCCCCGCTATCGGCTGGTACGGGGAGGGGCGCGGCGAGCGGGCGAGCGTGCTCGCGTACGGGCAGCGGCTGGCCTTCGTCGCCCGGACGGAGCGGCGCTGCCTCGGCGTCCGGCGGGCCGGGAAACGGACGCCCTGCCCCACCGGCGCGACCGTGCCCGGCCGCGCCGGGAACGCGCAGTGCCCCGAATGCGCGCGCCTCGACCGGTCGTTCTCGGTGGCCGCCGACACCAATGCCGCCGATCCGCGCACCTACCGCGTCTATCTGGCGTGGTTCGGGCCCGGGATGGTCAAGGTCGGCATCACCGCCGAGGAGCGCGGCTCGGCCCGGCTGCTGGAGCAGGGCGCCGTGGCCTGGGCCTGGCTCGGCCGGGGGCCGCTCATGGCCACCCGGCGCACGGAGGAGCTGCTGCGGGCCGCCCTCGGGGTGCCGGACCGGATCGCGTACGCCCGCAAGCGGGCCGTACGGGCGCATCTGCCGGCCGCGTCCGACCGGGCCCGGGAGGTCGCCGAGCTGCATGCCCGGGCCGCCGCGCTGCCCGGGTGGCCGGAGTCGCTGGAGCGGGTGAAGTGCGAAGTCGCCGACCACGCGGAGCCGTTCGGGCTGGACGGACTGCCCGCACCCGTGGGGGTGATCACCGAGATGGTGCCCGGCGGGGCCGTCGCGGGCCGGCTGGTGGGCGCGGTCGGCCCCGATCTGCACCTCGCGGACGGGCTGGTGGTGGACACCCGGCTGCTGGCCGGGTGGGAACTCGCCCCCCCGGAGGGCGAGGCCGTGACGACCGTGCCGGTGGCGGTGATCCCGCCCGCGGCCGCGCGGCCGCCCGCCGAGCAGGACGGACTGTTCTGA
- a CDS encoding Lrp/AsnC family transcriptional regulator, with product MDDIDRALVLRLQEDAGQSYAALGAAVGLSAGATHERVRKLRERGVIRRTTVEVDPAAVGSGVLAYVMVDSNAWMGESAAAFAAIPEIQEAHIIAGSASVMVKVRTASTGQLQDVLRRLYAIDGVSGTHATVVLDTFFERPLPL from the coding sequence GTGGACGACATAGACCGGGCGCTCGTTCTGCGCCTGCAGGAGGACGCTGGCCAGTCGTACGCCGCTCTCGGCGCGGCCGTGGGGCTCTCTGCCGGGGCCACCCACGAACGGGTCCGCAAGCTGCGCGAGCGCGGGGTGATCCGGCGGACCACCGTCGAGGTCGACCCGGCGGCCGTCGGCAGTGGGGTACTCGCCTATGTGATGGTCGACTCCAACGCCTGGATGGGTGAGTCCGCCGCCGCCTTCGCCGCGATCCCCGAGATCCAGGAGGCGCACATCATCGCGGGCAGCGCGTCCGTCATGGTCAAGGTGCGCACGGCCTCGACCGGGCAGTTGCAGGACGTCCTGCGGCGGCTCTACGCGATCGACGGGGTCAGCGGTACGCACGCCACCGTCGTCCTGGACACCTTCTTCGAGCGGCCGCTCCCGCTGTGA
- a CDS encoding response regulator transcription factor, whose protein sequence is MTATTTSHASTSTNSPTALTRPDGGACRVLVVDDEASLSELLSMALRYEGCEVRSAGDGAGAVRAAREFRPDVVVLDIMLPDMDGLAVLGQLRREIPQVPVLFLTAKDSVEDRIAGLTAGGDDYVTKPFSLEEVVARLRGLVRRSGAAQAARGGSVLAVGDLHLDEDSHEVVRGGREIHLTATEFELLRYLMRNPRRVLSKAQILDRVWSYDFGGQANVVELYISYLRRKLESGPGMAPMIHTRRGAGYLIKPAD, encoded by the coding sequence ATGACTGCGACGACCACATCCCACGCGTCCACGTCCACGAACAGCCCGACGGCCCTGACACGGCCCGACGGCGGAGCCTGCCGGGTCCTCGTCGTCGACGACGAGGCCTCACTCTCCGAGCTGCTGTCCATGGCCCTGCGCTACGAGGGCTGCGAGGTCCGCAGCGCCGGTGACGGGGCGGGCGCGGTGCGGGCGGCCCGCGAGTTCCGGCCGGACGTCGTGGTCCTCGACATCATGCTCCCCGACATGGACGGGCTCGCCGTCCTGGGGCAGCTGCGCCGGGAGATCCCCCAGGTCCCCGTGCTCTTCCTGACCGCCAAGGACTCCGTCGAGGACCGCATCGCGGGCCTGACGGCGGGGGGCGACGACTACGTCACCAAGCCGTTCAGCCTGGAGGAGGTCGTGGCCCGGCTGCGCGGCCTGGTCCGGCGCTCGGGCGCGGCGCAGGCCGCGCGCGGCGGCTCGGTGCTCGCCGTCGGTGACCTGCACCTCGACGAGGACAGCCACGAGGTGGTCCGCGGCGGCCGGGAGATCCACCTGACCGCCACCGAGTTCGAGCTGCTGCGCTACCTGATGCGCAACCCGCGCCGCGTGCTGAGCAAGGCCCAGATCCTGGACAGGGTGTGGTCCTACGACTTCGGCGGCCAGGCCAATGTGGTCGAGCTGTACATCTCCTACCTGCGGCGGAAGCTGGAGAGCGGGCCGGGAATGGCGCCGATGATCCACACCCGGCGGGGCGCCGGCTACCTGATCAAGCCGGCCGACTAG
- a CDS encoding SSI family serine proteinase inhibitor, whose amino-acid sequence MLRLAAFAVTSALTAAAAGPLPPLPLGRLLATPDRLTIAMTDTGTRQLDREFRLECDPVGGDHPWKEQSCARLDQLSKEGKDPFAPVSQRQICSLQYGGPATARITGTWHGQRVDATFRRTNGCEISRWDEMEPLLPPGRS is encoded by the coding sequence ATGCTGCGTCTCGCGGCCTTCGCCGTCACCTCCGCCCTGACCGCCGCCGCCGCGGGGCCGCTGCCCCCGCTGCCCCTGGGCCGGCTGCTGGCGACACCCGACCGCCTCACCATCGCCATGACCGACACCGGCACGCGCCAGCTGGACCGCGAGTTCCGGCTCGAATGCGACCCCGTGGGCGGCGACCACCCCTGGAAGGAGCAGTCCTGCGCCCGTCTGGACCAGCTCTCCAAGGAGGGGAAGGACCCGTTCGCGCCCGTCTCCCAGCGGCAGATCTGCTCGCTGCAGTACGGGGGCCCCGCGACCGCCCGGATCACCGGTACCTGGCACGGGCAGCGGGTGGACGCGACCTTCCGCCGGACGAACGGGTGCGAAATCAGCCGTTGGGACGAGATGGAACCTCTGCTTCCACCCGGGCGTTCCTGA
- a CDS encoding antibiotic biosynthesis monooxygenase family protein: MSIQPVQAFEPPYLMAVFSNVRSADDSGYPETLARMNEIVAENPGFLGYESARTPGGLGITVAYFRDHESLAAWRGDLEHQAAMKQGREDWYESYTLHVATVERSHGFARNG, translated from the coding sequence ATGAGCATCCAGCCCGTACAGGCCTTCGAACCGCCGTATCTCATGGCCGTTTTCAGCAATGTCCGCTCCGCCGACGACAGCGGATACCCCGAGACCCTCGCCCGGATGAACGAGATCGTCGCGGAGAATCCCGGGTTCCTCGGCTACGAGTCCGCCCGTACCCCGGGAGGCCTCGGCATCACGGTCGCCTACTTCCGCGACCACGAGTCCCTCGCCGCGTGGCGGGGGGACCTGGAGCACCAGGCGGCCATGAAGCAGGGCCGCGAGGACTGGTACGAGAGCTACACCCTGCACGTCGCGACCGTCGAGCGGAGCCACGGCTTTGCCCGCAACGGCTGA
- a CDS encoding helix-turn-helix domain-containing protein, protein MTTSVIQPKWHTTAEVAVMLGFGPSKTKMLVLTGEIRSVKVGRNRKILPSSIRRWHSGSCGTRRSP, encoded by the coding sequence TTGACGACCAGCGTCATCCAACCGAAGTGGCACACCACCGCCGAGGTCGCCGTCATGCTCGGCTTCGGCCCGTCCAAGACGAAGATGCTCGTGCTCACCGGTGAGATCCGGTCCGTGAAGGTCGGACGCAACCGGAAGATCCTGCCCTCGTCCATCCGAAGGTGGCACAGCGGATCCTGCGGCACTCGCAGATCGCCATGA
- a CDS encoding amidohydrolase family protein produces MPATAEAVRAFRERLGLPGLVDVHTHFMPERVLDKVWEYFDAIGPLTGVEWPITYRHEEEQRVALLREFGVRAFTAMLYPHKPAMAAWLNAWSADFAARTPDCLHTATFFPEEGVAEYVRRALDTGARVFKSHLQVGGYDPNDDRLDPVWGLLAEAGVPTVIHCGSGPAPGKHTGPEPIARLLARHPRLPLIVAHMGMPEYADFLDLADRYTEVRLDTTMAFTDFSEQLSAFPPGDLGRLADLGDRILLGTDFPNIPYPYEHQLAALERLGLGDDWLRAVCHDNAARLFRLDG; encoded by the coding sequence TTGCCCGCAACGGCTGAGGCGGTCCGTGCCTTCCGGGAGCGGCTCGGGCTGCCCGGACTGGTGGACGTCCACACGCACTTCATGCCCGAGCGGGTCCTGGACAAGGTCTGGGAGTACTTCGACGCGATCGGCCCGCTGACCGGTGTCGAGTGGCCCATCACCTACCGGCACGAGGAGGAGCAGCGGGTCGCGCTCCTGAGGGAGTTCGGGGTCCGGGCCTTCACCGCCATGCTGTACCCGCACAAGCCGGCGATGGCCGCATGGCTCAACGCCTGGTCCGCCGACTTCGCCGCCCGGACCCCGGACTGCCTGCACACCGCGACCTTCTTTCCGGAGGAGGGCGTGGCGGAGTACGTCCGCCGGGCCCTCGACACCGGGGCCCGGGTCTTCAAGTCGCACCTCCAGGTCGGTGGCTACGACCCGAACGACGACCGGCTCGACCCCGTCTGGGGACTGCTCGCCGAGGCCGGCGTCCCGACCGTGATCCACTGCGGGTCCGGGCCCGCGCCGGGCAAGCACACCGGCCCCGAGCCGATCGCCCGGCTGCTGGCCCGCCACCCGCGGCTGCCGTTGATCGTCGCCCACATGGGCATGCCCGAGTACGCCGACTTCCTCGACCTCGCCGACCGGTACACCGAGGTGCGCCTCGACACCACCATGGCGTTCACCGACTTCTCCGAGCAGCTCAGCGCCTTCCCGCCCGGGGACCTCGGGCGGCTCGCCGACCTCGGCGACCGGATCCTGCTCGGCACCGACTTCCCGAACATCCCCTACCCCTACGAACACCAGCTCGCTGCCCTCGAACGTCTCGGCCTCGGCGACGACTGGCTGCGTGCCGTCTGCCACGACAACGCCGCCCGCCTGTTCCGGCTCGACGGCTGA
- a CDS encoding SMP-30/gluconolactonase/LRE family protein: MSAIADLTLYEILDERFKTGRCANGDARLDRLYDDCRWAEGPLYLPAWRQLVWSDIPNDRMLRWDETTGAVSVFRSPAGHPNGNTLDREGRLITCEQGGRRVTRTEPDGSITVIADRFEGKRLNSPNDAVVRSDGSIWFSDPDFGITSDYEGHRAPSEIGACNLYRADPATGEVRMVADGFLGPNGLVFSPDENELFAADTRAGHIRAFKVTDDGTLTGDRVFTACPGVDNIRFDDEGRLWAAAMENGVRCYAADGTLIGRLRVPEPVSNIAFGGPKNNRLFITATTSLYSLVMSVTGLPRVR, translated from the coding sequence ATGTCTGCCATAGCCGACCTCACCTTGTACGAGATCCTGGACGAACGCTTCAAGACCGGCCGCTGCGCCAACGGCGACGCGCGCCTGGACCGGCTCTACGACGACTGCCGCTGGGCGGAAGGCCCGCTGTACCTGCCGGCCTGGCGGCAACTGGTGTGGAGCGACATCCCCAACGACCGGATGCTTCGCTGGGACGAGACGACCGGCGCGGTCTCCGTCTTCCGCTCCCCGGCCGGACACCCCAACGGCAACACCCTGGACCGCGAAGGCCGCCTGATCACCTGTGAGCAGGGCGGCCGGCGCGTCACCCGCACCGAACCCGACGGCAGCATCACCGTCATCGCCGACCGCTTCGAGGGAAAGCGGCTCAACAGCCCCAATGACGCCGTGGTCCGCTCGGACGGCTCGATCTGGTTCTCCGACCCGGACTTCGGCATCACCAGCGACTACGAAGGCCACCGCGCGCCCAGCGAGATCGGCGCCTGCAACCTCTACCGGGCCGACCCCGCGACCGGTGAGGTCCGCATGGTCGCCGACGGCTTCCTCGGCCCCAACGGGCTGGTGTTCTCCCCCGACGAGAACGAACTGTTCGCGGCGGACACCCGCGCGGGCCACATCAGGGCCTTCAAGGTCACCGACGACGGCACCCTCACCGGCGACCGGGTCTTCACCGCCTGCCCCGGGGTCGACAACATCCGCTTCGACGACGAGGGCAGGCTGTGGGCGGCCGCGATGGAGAACGGCGTCCGGTGCTACGCCGCGGACGGCACCCTGATCGGCCGCCTACGCGTCCCCGAACCCGTCTCGAACATCGCCTTCGGCGGCCCCAAGAACAACCGCCTCTTCATCACCGCCACCACCTCCCTCTACTCCCTGGTGATGTCCGTGACCGGTCTCCCCCGGGTCCGCTGA
- a CDS encoding PH domain-containing protein, translating into MGLFGNAHSVDPASAQRDYARLLGHGEQVHAAYQLIRDTILFTDRRLVLVDKQGLTGKKVEYHSVPYRSITHFSVETAGHFDLDAELKIWISGSSAPIEKTFTKGVDIYEVQAILTQFVAR; encoded by the coding sequence ATGGGACTGTTCGGAAACGCGCACAGCGTCGACCCGGCATCGGCGCAGCGGGACTACGCGCGACTGCTGGGGCATGGCGAGCAGGTGCACGCCGCCTATCAGCTGATCCGGGACACGATCCTGTTCACCGATCGCAGGCTGGTGCTCGTCGACAAGCAGGGGCTCACGGGCAAGAAGGTGGAGTACCACTCCGTCCCGTACCGGAGCATCACGCACTTCTCCGTGGAGACCGCCGGCCACTTCGATCTCGACGCCGAGCTCAAGATCTGGATATCCGGGAGCTCGGCGCCGATCGAGAAGACCTTCACCAAGGGTGTCGACATCTACGAGGTGCAGGCGATCCTGACGCAGTTCGTCGCCCGCTAG
- a CDS encoding sensor histidine kinase, with protein MAVRLRPKRPGRPWSLRTRLVVSAVALIAVVGAAIGTVTTLALRLYLVNNLDDQLRISVGMASSPPGVQKAIREGRSVLGPGTPLGAVGFRIDSDGKVLGAYRSVRDEDPERRSQPLTEAQTAVLAKAARTAEQGRSAPVNLSLPGLGSYRVLPAPDGSLVLGFPLHEVDSTVNTLVAVEVCVTLAGLIAASLAGQALVGVALRPLRRVAATATRVSELPLHSGEPALHERVRAAEADPRTEVGQVGAALNRMLGHVSSALTARQQSEMRVRQFVADASHELRTPLASIRGYAELTRRGREEPGPDTRHALGRIESEATRMTGLVEDLLLLARLDAGRPLSTGDTDTDLAPLVVDAVSDARAAGPEHHWRLRLPDEPVPVRVDPARIQQVLVNLLANARTHTPPGTTVTAHVSLAAPAVAPAAARAAAAGGETSAVRLLIEDDGPGIPPDLLPHVFERFARGDASRSRAAGSTGLGLAIVQAVVTAHGGRVGVRSEPGRTCFEVLLPHAHAHAHTDPDSRTDSRTDSHTDSQTGHRLITQR; from the coding sequence GTGGCCGTCCGCCTCCGCCCGAAGCGGCCGGGCCGCCCCTGGTCCCTGCGGACCCGGCTCGTCGTCTCGGCGGTGGCGCTGATCGCCGTCGTGGGCGCGGCCATCGGGACCGTCACCACCCTCGCCCTGCGCTTGTACCTGGTCAACAACCTCGACGACCAGCTGCGGATCTCGGTCGGCATGGCCTCCTCGCCCCCCGGCGTGCAGAAGGCGATCAGGGAGGGGCGGTCCGTCCTCGGCCCGGGCACACCGCTCGGCGCCGTCGGATTCCGCATCGACTCCGACGGCAAGGTGCTCGGGGCCTACCGCAGCGTGCGCGACGAAGACCCCGAACGCCGTAGCCAGCCCCTCACCGAGGCCCAGACCGCGGTCCTCGCCAAGGCTGCCCGCACGGCCGAGCAGGGCCGCAGCGCACCCGTGAACCTGAGCCTGCCCGGGCTCGGGTCGTACCGGGTGCTGCCCGCGCCCGACGGAAGCCTCGTTCTCGGCTTCCCGCTCCACGAGGTCGACTCCACCGTGAACACCCTGGTCGCTGTGGAGGTCTGCGTCACCCTCGCCGGGCTGATCGCGGCCTCCCTCGCCGGCCAGGCACTGGTCGGGGTCGCCCTGCGCCCGCTGCGCCGGGTGGCCGCCACCGCCACCCGGGTCTCCGAACTGCCCCTGCACAGCGGCGAGCCCGCGCTGCACGAACGGGTCCGGGCTGCCGAGGCCGACCCCCGCACCGAGGTGGGCCAGGTCGGCGCGGCCCTCAACCGGATGCTCGGCCACGTCTCCTCCGCGCTCACGGCCCGCCAGCAGAGCGAGATGCGGGTCCGGCAGTTCGTCGCCGACGCCAGCCACGAACTGCGCACCCCGCTGGCCTCCATCCGCGGATACGCCGAGCTGACCCGCCGGGGGCGGGAGGAGCCGGGCCCCGACACCCGGCACGCCCTGGGCCGGATCGAGTCCGAGGCCACCCGCATGACCGGCCTGGTCGAGGACCTGCTGCTGCTGGCCCGGCTCGACGCGGGCCGGCCCCTGTCCACCGGCGACACCGACACCGACCTGGCCCCGCTCGTCGTCGACGCCGTCAGCGATGCCAGGGCCGCCGGCCCCGAGCACCACTGGCGGCTGCGCCTGCCCGACGAACCCGTGCCCGTCCGCGTCGACCCGGCCCGTATCCAGCAGGTCCTGGTCAACCTCCTCGCCAACGCCCGTACGCACACCCCGCCCGGCACCACCGTCACCGCGCACGTTTCGCTCGCGGCGCCCGCTGTGGCGCCCGCTGCGGCACGCGCTGCGGCAGCCGGGGGAGAGACGTCCGCCGTCCGGCTGCTGATCGAGGACGACGGGCCCGGTATCCCGCCCGACCTGCTCCCCCACGTCTTCGAGCGCTTCGCCCGCGGCGACGCGTCCCGATCCCGTGCGGCGGGTTCCACCGGACTGGGGCTCGCCATCGTCCAGGCCGTGGTCACCGCGCACGGTGGCCGGGTCGGCGTGCGCAGCGAGCCCGGGCGGACCTGCTTCGAGGTCCTGCTGCCGCACGCGCACGCGCACGCGCACACGGATCCGGACTCACGGACGGACTCACGGACGGACTCGCACACGGACTCACAGACGGGGCACAGGCTCATCACACAGCGGTGA
- a CDS encoding bifunctional glycosyltransferase family 2/GtrA family protein codes for MPIDASPGALPARAPLAPLPGEPVLDVVIPVFNEEKDLGPCVRRLHEHLTRTFPYPFRITVADNASTDRTPEVAGELAAALDGVRSTRLEEKGRGRALRTVWSGSDAPVLAYMDVDLSTDLNALLPLVAPLISGHSDLAIGTRLARSSRVVRGAKREFVSRAYNLLLRSSLAARFSDAQCGFKAIRREVAERLLPLVEDTGWFFDTEMLVLAERAGLRIHEVPVDWVDDPDSTVHIVKTATEDLKGVWRVGRALAVGALPLDRLARPFGDDPRDRTALPGVDRGLARQLLGFCAVGALSTLLYLLLYSAFRTGAGPQVANGAALLLSAVANTAANRRLTFGVRGRDRAVRHQAQGLVVFAIGLALTSGSLAALGAAAAAPAHSTELAVLITANLAATVLRFLLFRAWVFPERRDTPVKDVIR; via the coding sequence ATGCCAATCGACGCCTCTCCCGGGGCCCTTCCGGCACGGGCTCCACTCGCGCCCCTGCCCGGCGAGCCCGTCCTCGACGTGGTGATCCCGGTCTTCAACGAGGAGAAAGACCTCGGACCGTGCGTGCGCAGGCTGCACGAGCACCTCACCCGCACCTTCCCCTATCCCTTCCGGATCACCGTCGCCGACAACGCGAGCACCGACCGCACCCCCGAGGTCGCGGGCGAGCTCGCCGCGGCCCTGGACGGGGTACGCAGCACGCGGCTGGAGGAGAAGGGCCGGGGCAGGGCCCTGCGCACCGTCTGGTCCGGCTCCGACGCACCGGTACTGGCGTACATGGACGTGGACCTCTCCACCGACCTCAACGCCCTGCTGCCCCTGGTCGCCCCGCTGATCTCCGGCCACTCCGACCTCGCCATCGGCACCCGCCTCGCCCGGTCCTCCCGGGTGGTGCGGGGAGCGAAGCGGGAGTTCGTCTCCCGCGCCTACAACCTCCTCCTGCGCTCCTCGCTCGCCGCCCGCTTCAGCGACGCCCAGTGCGGGTTCAAAGCCATCCGGCGGGAGGTCGCCGAGCGTCTGCTGCCCCTGGTGGAGGACACCGGCTGGTTCTTCGACACCGAAATGCTCGTGCTCGCCGAGCGGGCCGGGCTGCGGATCCACGAGGTGCCGGTGGACTGGGTCGACGACCCCGATTCCACCGTCCACATCGTGAAGACCGCCACCGAGGACCTCAAGGGCGTCTGGCGGGTGGGCCGGGCCCTGGCGGTCGGCGCGCTCCCGCTCGACCGGCTCGCCCGCCCCTTCGGCGACGACCCGCGCGACCGCACCGCGCTGCCCGGCGTGGACCGCGGACTGGCCCGCCAGCTCCTCGGCTTCTGCGCCGTCGGGGCCCTGTCCACCCTGCTCTACCTGCTGCTGTACTCCGCCTTCCGCACCGGAGCGGGCCCGCAGGTCGCCAACGGCGCCGCCCTGCTGCTCTCGGCCGTCGCCAACACGGCCGCCAACCGCCGGCTCACCTTCGGGGTGCGCGGCCGGGACCGGGCCGTACGCCACCAGGCCCAGGGGCTGGTGGTGTTCGCCATCGGCCTCGCCCTGACCAGCGGCTCCCTCGCCGCCCTCGGAGCGGCCGCGGCCGCCCCCGCGCACAGCACCGAGCTGGCCGTCCTGATCACCGCCAACCTCGCCGCCACCGTGCTGCGGTTCCTGCTCTTCCGCGCCTGGGTCTTCCCCGAGCGGCGCGACACTCCCGTGAAGGACGTCATCCGATGA